The Ketobacter sp. MCCC 1A13808 genome segment ATTGATCGCATCACCGACGATTTGCTTCAGCATGAAACGCGGCTGCTCAAAGATATAAAAGGCCTGGATAAACTCTATGAGAAAACCCTGGATTTCTATCGGGAACTAGGACTTTATATAAGCGCGGGGGAAGAAAAGCTGACGTCGATGGACAACGAAATCATTCCCGAACTGGCAAACCGTCAGCACCAGGGCGACGGGCTGCTACAAGCGCAACGACTAAGAGACCTGCGCGCGTTACGTGACGACCTGGAACGCCGTGTCCACGATCTGAAGTTAACCCGACAGGTAACCATGCAATCCCTGCCCTCAATCCGCCTGGTGCAGGAGAACGATAAATCCCTGGTCACGCGCATTAATTCTGCACTGGTCAATACCGTGCCACTTTGGGAAACTCAGCTGGCGCAGGCTGTGACCATTCAACGCTCCAGAGAGGCCGCGGGGTCGATCAAGGCGGTTAATGATCTGACCAATGAATTGCTAAACAAAAATGCTGAAAATCTACGTCAGGCCAATCGCGAAGTGCGGGAACAAAATGAGCGCGGCGTTTTCGATCTGGACGCTATCCGGTCAGCCAATGATAATTTGATTCTGAGTATTCAGGAATCCCTGCAAATCGCTGACGAAGGCAAACGCAAGCGGGCCAGTGCGGAGCAGGAACTGAAAGGAATGGAAAGCCAGTTAAGGAGCGCCTTAATCGCCGCCAAGTCACAACACAGGGGGTAATACCTGTCGGTGGAGACATAAAAAAGGCTCCCGAAACGGAGCCTTTTTTATTGGCGATTGAGTTGGGTTCTCCCGCCCCAGTGCAACAGCCTACATCGCGGTGTAACCACCATCCACCGGCAGAGCCACCCCGACTACGAACGAGGCATCATCAGAGCTTAAAAACACCACGGCCTTCGCTACTTCTTCCGCCTCCCCGACACGACCAATAGGATGCATTTGTGCAATATACTGCTCCCGCTTCGGTTCCCGCTCGATTGCCCGGGACATCATAGCTGTACGAATCACGCCGGGACACACCGCATTGATTCGGATACCTTTGCGCGCATACTCCACCGCTGCCGCTTTGGTTAAACCCAACACCGCATGTTTAGTGGACCCATACACCGGCTGTCGGGGCGCACCGATTAGACCGCCGATGGACGACGTGTTGACGATACTGCCACCGCCCTGTTTCAGCATTTGTTCGATCTCGTATTTCATGCAAAGCCAAACGCCTTTCACGTTAACGTCCATCAGGTCATCGAATGTATCCTCACTGATTTTCGCTAACGGTGCCTGTTCGATTTCAATACCGGCATTATTAAATGCGATATCAAGTGAACCATAGCGTGCGACCACCTGCTCCACCATCGTCTCAACCTGCTCACTGCGAGTCAGGTCGGCAGTAATGCTGATCGCATCGCCGCCTGATGCAGTGATTTCTTCGGCCACTGCCTGCGCCGCCGCTGCGTTGATATCAACCACGGCAACCCTGGCTCCTGCGGCTGCATACGCCAATGCAGTTACCCGACCAATGCCGCCACCGCCACCGGTCACCAGCGCCACTTTGTCCGTCAATTTTCCAGTCCCGCTATTTGCGTTGCTGATTTTTATTTCACTCATTATTCAGATAGCTCCGGATCACGCCACAGGTGGGCTAGTTGAGATTTTCTTTATCTTCCTGGCTGAACGGTTTCAACTGATCCAGTTCACCCTTTCTGACTTTGTTCACCCAATCCGGGTTGGATAACAAGGCACGACCAATTGCAATCAGGTCGAATTCGTTTTTGTCCATTCTTTCAATCAGGTTATCGATGTTGGCAACACCAGCACCCGCGCCCTGGAATGAGGAAATAAATTCCTGATCCAGCCCCACACTGCCAACACTGATGGTGGGTTTACCGGTGATTTCCTTGGTCCAGCCCGCCAGATTCAAATCCGAGCTATCGAATTCGGGCTCCCAAAAGCGACGCTGACTGCAATGGAAAATATCGACCCCAGCCTGGCTTAACGGCTCAAGAAAAGCAGCTAGCTCTTCCGGGGTGTTCGTCAGCTTTGCGGTGTAATCCTGCAGTTTCCATTGTGACCAGCGCAAGACCAGGGGGAAATCCTCACCACAGCGTTCACGGATGGATTTTATAATCTCCACTGCAAACTCCGTGCGGGCAACGATACTGCCCCCGTATTTATCGTCGCGCAGATTAGTGCCACCCCAAAAGAATTGGTCCACCAGATAGCCGTGAGCACCGTGTACCTCTACGCCATCGAAGCCCAACTCTTTTGCATCGAACGCGGCCTGGGCATAAGCTTGAACCAGGGTTTCAATTTCGGCAGTCGACAGCGCTTCAAAAACTTTTTTGCCGGGTGCAACCAGGCCCGAAGGCGAGACCGAAGGCGCGTCTGGATTTGGCCCGGTACCGGGCCGGCGGGTAGAACCGATATGCCAGATCTGAGGCATCATTTTGCCGCCGGCTGCGTGCACCGTTTCGATCACGTTTTTCCATCCTGCCAGCGCGTGCTCACCAAAGAATGAAGGGTATTCGGTGTTATCCGTTGCTGCCGGATGGTTAATCAGGGTGCCTTCGGAGACGATCAGGCCGACGCCCCCCTCCACTCGCTTGCGATAATATTCTGCAACATTTTGGCCGGGAATGCCGGCGGGCGAGAATCCTCTGGTCATCGGCGCCATCACGGTCCGGTTCGGCAGGCTCAGATTACCCAGTTGAAAAGGCTCGAACAATACATCGTAACTCATGCAGAAATACCTCTAAAAAAACTCAGTTAGGGCCAAGCGAACATGCGGTAAGCCCGGGTGAAGATCAGGAGTGCTAGTATACTTTTTCCGATTCATATGATAATCAGCTAATATATCGAAATACTTTTGCTGGAATTGCAATAATGGACAAGATCAGGGCGATGCAATACTTCTGCTTTATCAGCGAAACCGGCAGTTTCAGTGCTGCTGCCAGAAAGGCTCAGGTTCCGGTTTCGTCGCTATCGCGCAGCATTCAGGCACTGGAATCGGAGCTGGGCGCGGAGTTGCTGAAACGCAGCACCCGCCACGTTGCCATGACCGAGATCGGTAAAATCTACCTGGATCAGTGCAAAGAGATTTTGGCAGCAATCGAACTGGCTGACGGGCAGGTCGGCAGCTATCAAAGCTCTCCCTCCGGCATCCTCAGAATCAGCGCTCTTCCCCACTATACCGAGTTTCGCCTGCTACCGGTGTTAGAGGCCCTGCAAGCCCGTTATCCCGATATAGTGCTTGATCTGGAATTATCCGGGCAAGTCAGTGACCTGAACCGGGATGGCGTGGACATTGCTATTCGGGGCGGCAGTGCGCCAGATGGCCGGGTGATAGCCCTGAAGCTTGAGGATAACACCCATCGTTTATGCGCGACCAAAGCCTATTTGGAGCAGTATGGCACGCCCACCAATGCTGCAGACCTGCAACAACACAAAGCATTATTTTATCGTGCTCCGGCTCAGGTGTTGCACTGGCATCTGCAATGCGGCGATGAATGGCTGCCGGTTGATATCAACCCGGCGCTGATCAGTAACAGTGTTCGTGTTCTTCAACGGGCTTTATTGGCTGATAAAGGTTTGGCAATGTTGCCCGCCTGGTGCATCGAACAGGAGCTGGCCGATGGCGAACTGGAGTGGGTGCCAATTAAAGAAACACTGTCCATCGTACCCGCCTATCCGGCTGCTGGTATCTATATGCTGTATCAACGGCCTCAATACGTCATTCCAAAAATCAAAGTGGCCGTGGATTTTCTGCGATCCCAACTGACCTGCGACGATTTCTAGCCTTACGCCGGGCTCCGCCGGATTTGGTTTTTTTCTAACCCTATGCTATTTTTTTAGATGTGCATCACAAATTATAAAAATAAATAAACCTATTCAGATTTGTTCTTTCTAGACCTGCATTTGTATATAACCGGGGTTATTTGGATCGACCTCGGGTTGGCTCTCTCAATGCAAGTCGGCTTTATAAGGAAATAACAATATGACTCAAACCTTAATCCCGTTTTTCATTATCGGAGCTCCCCGTTCCGGCACCTCACTGCTCAGCCGGATGCTGAATCACCACGACGATATCGCCGTTCCGTTTGAAACCGACATTATTAAAAATTTCCACGGTATTCTCAGCGCCTACGAGCCACTCTCAAATACCTGCAATCAACGTAGATTAGTGGAAGATATCCTGGACCTTCCCACCATGCAGGACGTGACACCTGCCATCAATATTGACAACGTGATGGCAGAAATACATGGCACACATTTCCAGGACGTCTTTGAAGGTATTTTGAATTCCTGGACACATTTGCAGGGCAAACATTTGTGGGGTGAAAAATCCGTAACCAACGTTTTGTTTTCTGACACCCTGTTGGATCTGTTTCCAAGAGCAAAATATATCCATATTATTCGTGACGGGCGCGACGTATCCATGTCATTGCAACGAGCGCCATTCGGACCCAAAACCACATTCACCGCCGCTTTGCGTTGGCGTCAGCTGGTTGAACTGAGTTTCAGTATTCGCGACCGGGTGCCTGATGATCAGTATCTGGCGCTACGGTATGAAGATTTACTCGACCAGCCAAAACAGCAACTGCAACGGGTGTGTGATTTTCTTGGGGAACCCTACCGGAAATCCATGCTGCGGTTCTCCGAAAATAATACGCCTTACCCCAGCGATCCGGTGAACGATGCCAACCTTCAAAAAGCCTTAATGCCCAACAATAAATACAAGTGGAAGCGGCTATTGCTCAAACCCGAGGTGGAATTAATTGAATCGGCTGTCGGTCCGACTTTGAAAAAATGCGGGTATTCATTAAGTACCAAACAACGCCCCCTTTCCGATCCGGAAATTTTCTATCGAAAGTTTGTTGAGCCACTGCCTGCAAAAACCATCGCCATGCTACGCAATAAACAGGGACATGAAAAAGCGCTGGCAAAACTCAAGCTGCTCTTGAAATGGCAGTGGGCAAGATTGACCCACAGCTCGTGACCTTTAGCGGGGGAAACCGTACAATTTGGAACGTTGTTCCCCCCGCTAAGGATTGCTTTTGAAGAAGTACCTGTTCCCGCTGAAAATCCTGGTCGCGCTGGCTATTTTGGCGCTCATCGTCTGCACGCTTGACTGGCAGCAATCGTTGAATCACCTGAAAAATATTTCATGGTTATGGCTGCTGATCGGGGTGTTACTGCACGTATCCGCAATCATGCTATCGGCCTTTCGCTGGCAGCAATTAGTGCAGGTCCTATCCCATCGCCTCAATTATCGGGAGGCCCTGAAATTTTACTGGATCGGCTCACTTTTCAGTACCGTACTGCCATCCAATATCGGGGGCGATGTGGTGCGTCTGACCATGGCACGCCGAGTGGGGTCGGTCACTGCTATCCTCACCAGTGTTTTAATGGAACGGGTGACCGGCTTATTACTGTTGCTCGTTATCGGTTTGATCGCCTTGATCCTCTCCCCTCAAATAGAACAAGTATTGCCGATGCGAACCGCGATCATCGGGTCTCTCGTCATTGGACTCCTATTTATCCCCTATTTCTTGTCGCGATCTTCAGGTTGGCTATCCCGCTTGGCCGCACTGCCCTTCACTCAACAGGGTATTGCCCGGAAAGTGGCGTCTAAGCTAGAACAAATTGGTGACAGTGTAAGGGTCTATCGTCAACAACCGGCCGCTATCCGGCTTACTTTTGCTTTGTCTCTTATTTTCTACTGCCTGCTATTCGCCTATCAAGGCGCGATGGTCTATGCGGTGGGGGGTGAACTGACGCTGGGAGGGCTGATGTTCGCAGCGCCGCTTGTCATTCTGATCTCGTCACTGCCCATATCCATAAACGGGCTGGGTATCAGTGAAGGCGCATTCGTTGTGTTGTATGCCCTGACCGGCGTCAACCCGGAAATAGCCCTGGCTGCGGCAGTGCTGCGCCGCTTAACCATCACCTTTGTGGCATTGCTAGGGGTTATACCCTGGCTCCAGGAACGAAAGCAGGGTGCGACCCAGGCCACACACAGTTAAAGGACTCCCGAAGCCGGAGACTGGAGCAAGCGGGATCGGTCAGTGCTTAAGTGAGGCCGCCCGCTTTGACGGCAACGTCATAATGGCTTCCAGCATGCCGCCGGTCACTGCCGACAACAGCGGACCGGTATACATCACCAGTGACCAGGCCGTTGCCTCGACCGCGCTGACCCCGTATGGCGCCAGCAGAAAGATCATGCTGGCCTCGCGAACGCCGATATTAGCAAAGGAGATAGGCAGTAAAGCCAGCAGAAAAATGACACTGAACACCCAGCATAATGTGGCGGGAGGAACACTCACATCCACTGCCGCTGCGTAGGCCAGCATCGACGCCACCGCCACGCCGTGCTGAAACAGGGCCAAGGTCAGCAATCCGGTTAGCTTCGCCCAGCTAAGCTGAGAAAGCGACTCAAATCGCTTTGCCACATGAGTGAGTTTTCTGGCAAAGCGATCCAACCGCCGATTAATCACATTTGCCAACACATGGCCTGACCACCCACTCAACGAAACGCCCCAACGTACGATAAAGGGCGCAACCAGGCACAGCAAAACGCCATAAAGAATGACCCAGGCCGCGCCATCAAATAATTCATAGGTGCGGGCAATCACCCCCAGGATCAGAATGCTCATCACCGCGATGCCTTTGTTGACCAGAATATTGATCAACGACCGGGCCGAACTGGCGCCGTATTGCCGGTACTTAACAAACGTGATCGCACCGCCCGCCAACGCACCCGGCAAGAACAGGCTGTAAAACGAGCTGGTAAATACGATGAGTAAAAAATTGGGGAAGGTCAGTGTTAACTTTTGCAGAATTGCCAACCAGTACATTCTGAGCGCCGTCAGCAAACGCAATAAAATCTGCAGAAAAATCGCAAACGCCAGCCACAGCCAATCACTATCGCGAACCCGGTCCACCATTTCATTCACTGGTGTGACCAACCACACAACAAATACCGCACAGGCACACACCAGTATTTTAAGAACCAGCCAACGTGAAGGCATTTAATCTACAGCATCCTAATATTTGTTATGCGGGAGTCCCAAACTGAGACTTATATTAGATCAAAAAAAGAACAGAGCGAATACTTTATTGTTATTCCTGAAGGAGACGGGCCGGTAGAGATTTTATAATCATGTTGTTCAAATCCGGCCATGAGAGCCTGTGCGCAAATCACCCGCGCCCATCAGAGCACTCAAGGCCGGCAATTGCTTATTTTTTCAGGTCTTCTTCAGTGCAAACGTCCAGTGCCTTAACTGATCCATCGTCCAGCAGGTAGTAAAGCTGGTGCTCACGATACAGCGCGTTTACCGTATACATTTCCCGTGCTTTGCCCGGAACCGCTCCGGCTTTGAAGTAATAGGAATTGTCACCCTCGACAACTTCAAGGCATTTGAACAACCATTGTATTTTTACTTTTTCGTCCGCTTTTACGTGCCAGGTCGGCTTTTTCTTACTGTCTCCGACTATGGTAATGTCCGTTCCGCTTTTGTTATCAATTAAACCGGAATAATGAATTGTGCAGGCTTGGGTGAAAGCCACAAGCAGAAGGAGGGCTAACAATCTGCTGGTATTTCTAAATAGTGTTTGCATGATAAATCTCACCTGGTCCATGTTAGGCGATACATTAAATTAATGTATGCATTTGCTTTTTGTATTATCTGCCGGAACTCACTTTGGCAGTGGATCTTCCGGCTAGTACTCCAGCGCTAGTTATCCGGCTCTAATCAGGGAGCTAGCGTCGCCTGATGGTCTCATATAACTGAATAGCGAACAATACTCAGGCCTGCCCCCCCGACGTGTTATAACGAAGTTATAACAAACGAATGTTACGAATCTAAACCCGTGACACAACATAGTCCGATCGATCGGACTGCAACTGCTTCAATACCCATTGCGCTGCAGATTCACGGAAATAACGGCTCACTTCCACGGCATCACCGTCATCACACTGCCTTAAAATGGCCCACTGAGGCGGTGCCAGATCGTTTTTAATCCAGGGCAATTGTTGCGCAGTCAGCCCCAGCGCTATCAACAGATCCTGCAAGCAACTCATGGGCTGCGGTTGGTTGCCTTCCATATCGATCGATAGCGGCGGACTTTTGCTGTCTCTGCTGACAAACCCCTGTACAAAATATTTAGAGTGCCGGATCTGGATAAATGCACAATAACAAACACCCAACCCGTCTTCTGCAAACTCTTCCAGTTCAATACCGGTGCGCTGGCTGAATTCGTTAACCGATAACGGCAAAGAACACAGTGCTTCGCGACCGGTGAACTTACCCCACTTATTAATATCAATCACTTTCATTTTTTGTTATCCAAGAATGTTAGTCACCAAAACATGCTCAGGGTTTTTATAGTTTAATTCTGCCTCGATGTCCAAGTCTCAATCCATTCCGGCGACATGATTAGGCACCGATCACGCCACCGTCCAATTTGGTAATCAGCACCGTAGTGGAGCGCGGGCGCGATTTTCCGTCACTGGCGGGATAGTGCAAACCGGGGTGCTGTACGTTAATCCACATGGCTCGAAAATCCGGAGTGAACGTAATGCCGGTTATCTCACATCCGCGAGGCCCGACCAAAAAACGACGCACTTCACGACTGAAAGGGTCTGCACACAGCAATTGATTACAGCCCATATTCTGGTTCTGCTGCGCATCATCATCGTAATCCGTTTCAATCCACAGACGCCCGTCACCATCAAACATCAGGCCATCCGGTGAGGAAAAAATATCGCCGATAATATTACCTTTTAAATTATCCGCGACGATGTCTCCCGCTTGTGATTCTGCTGTGTCTGCTTCTCCGGCCAGCAAGAACACTGTCCACTCAAAGTCGGTGGCCGCTGGATCAGCCTGCTCTTCATTCCAGCGTAGAATTTGCCCGTGCAAATTATGCGGGCGGGGATTGGCTTTATTCAACGGCTGCTTGTCTCCCCGTTCATCATTATTGGTCAGCGTGACATACACTTCACGGGTATGGGGATGCACAGCAATCCACTCGGGACGATCCATCGCCGTGGCGCCCGCCCGGTCGGCGGCAGCCCTTGTGTTGAGTAAGATACTGGCCTGATCCGCAAAGCCGTTGTCCGGAGTCAATCCGTTTTCCCCGAGCCGGAGTGCCAACCATCGACCACGGCCGTCATCCCGGAACTGCGCGGCATAAAGGGTACCCTCGCTCAGTAATCGTCGGTTCAATTGCCGCGAACCCTCTTTATAAACGCCGTCTGGCACAAACTTGTAAATGTACTCCCCCTTGGTGTCGTCGCCGGAGTACACGGCCATACGACCGTCGTCGCCCACTGACACCACCGCACATTCCCGGCACAGCCGGCCCAACGCGGTATGTTTGACCGGAGTACTATCCGGGTCAAAGGGATCAACTTCCACGACCCAGCCAAAACGATTGGGTTCGTGCACGTAGCCTAAGTGAGGCTGATTGGCATCGGGCGTTGCATTGAACCGTGGATCGACACTTTCCCAAGCATAATATTTACTGCGTTTTCCCTGCGCCACGCCATAACGTTTATGGGAGATTCGGGTTTCGTAATCTCCCTCGTCGTTGTTACAAAAATAATGATGCCAGTTTTCTTCACACACCAGATAAGTTCCCCAGGGCGTCACGCCCATGGAACAATTGTTCAACGTGCCCAACACAACACGACCGGAAGGATCGGCCCGGGTTTTCATTTGCACGTTGCCTGCAAGCAGTCCGCTAATCTGCATCGGCGTCATGGCGTGAATGCGGCGGTTATAGGGCGAATCCGGCACCCGTCGCCACTGCCCGTGCTGATCTTTTTTAATTTCAATAATACTTAAGCCATGGGCAGCTTGTTCTTTTTTCACCTGCGCTGGCACCCGCTTCCGGTCTTGCCATTTAAAGCCATCGGGGTGAAGCGTCGGATTAATATATTCGTGATTAATCACCAACAACCCGTGTGCGCTGGGTTGATCGTGGAAGGGAAAGTAATGCATTCCGTCGTGGTTGTCGCCCGCCTGCATTAACTGATCCCGCCAATCATCACTGGCATCCGCTTGCCATTCTGGCGCACCGGCGAGAACGGCGTCACCCCAGGAGAAAAACGGCTCGGCCTGATAACCGTCCGCCACGATCACCTGATCGAAATCAGGCGCTGTTTGCACATCAATGGCAGCAAACCCGAGTAACGGCCCACGTCGTATTGAACCAGAGCAACCACCCAATGGGGTATTCAGAATAGCACCGCTTAACCCCATCAGGCCGTACGCTAGTCCGCCCTTTAAAAAATCGCGACGACCGCTATCGATCACCTGATTTAAGTCCGGGTTGACTGCCGGGTTAATGGTGATATCGTCCACCGCATCCATGGCCTGATGAAAGGTTTGTGAATAACTCATAAGCTCATCTCTCCCCTTTTTTGTCGGATAGCACCATAGGTCCGGAGGTACTTTAATTCGAACGTCAAAATGGTTAATCTCAAGCCAACATTATCGCCAGATAGCCTTTACAGGAGTAGGCTCGTTTGCGTCATATTACTCTCATTTGCCTGTATTTTTTCTGCCTGACCAACCTCACCGCCTGCAACAATCTGCGCAGCGATATACTGCAATTCTATGTTGAAGACCCTGTGCTGAATGTAAAGCAGATCGCGCTCTCCCGCATTAATAGCAGCAAGGTGCATTTGGCATTGGTTATGGAGGTGCACAACCCCAACGCGCATACGATATCCCTGAGCGGATTCGACTATTTCGTAAAATTCAACCAGCGCCAAGTATTCGATGGGCAGAATCTTGAGCAGTCCCGGTTACCCCCGGGCGGCAATCAGCTGATGCGGCTGCCGATCATTCTGCAATTCAGTGAAGCCCGACGACTATTGCGGGAACTGGATAGAGACGGCCAGCTTCAATTCGAAGTAAAGGCAGACATTGCAGTCGACAATGTCGCAGCGCACGCCATTCACATTTCCACTACCAAAAAAGGAGCATTGGTATTACCCCATTTGCCGCATCCATCGCTGGCGGATATTGAAGTCACCGAGTGGGGCCTTGATACGGCGAAATTGAGCATTGTATTGAAAATCAGTAACCCCAATGAATTTCCGATTCATATAAGTGAAATTGGATACCGCCTGGATCTCGCCGGACAAAGCTGGTTGAACGGGCACCTAAAAAAACCGATAACGCTGGTGCCAAATCAAAATACCCTCGCCAATATTGATACCGAATTTCACCTGGATAAATTAGGAGAAGGATTACTGGGTCTGATTCGTAACCGCGATCTGAATGCGTTTGAACTGGATGCCAGTCTAACGTTAGACAACGCATTCCCGTCACTGCAAAATCTGATATTACCGATACAATACCAGGCCCGCTAATTCACAGGGCAGAACTACTCCGGCCAGCGCCAGGGTGGCTGATCCAACCTGGTTTGTCCGGTGATCCGTGTTTCCCCCAGCGCTTTATTCAATTGCACCGCATTGCAATCTGCATATTCATTGAGAGCGGAAACCAACCGGTTCGCGTGCGATACCACCCACACCTGGGTCTGAGCGGAAGCTTTAATAATTAAACGCGCCAAGGCCGGAAGCAAATCAGGATGAAGGCTGGTTTCCGGCTCATTCAATACCAGTAAAGAGGGCGGTCGCGGCGTCAAAAGTGCGGCCACCAACAATAAATATCGCAGCGTACCATCCGATAACTCCGACTGGCTCAGCGGGCGCAGTAATCCGGGTTGATAGAACCGCAAGCTGAAACGGGTGCCGGCATCCACCTCCACTTCCACCCGCGATCCAGGAAACGCATCATCAATGGCCAACCTCAACGCCTCGCTGTCTCCAATCTCATAGATTGTTTGCAACGCGGCAACCAACTCCCGGCCATCATGATCGAGCACCGGCGTGCGCGTGCCGACCTGGGGCACGCGGATACTGGATTCACTGTCGGTTCTGAAATGATCGTAAAAACGCCAGCCACGAATGGCTTGGCGAATCGAAAAAATTTCCGGTGTGGCGACCGGGTCTGCGATTTCATTGAGAATACTCTCAAAGCTGCTTATATGCCGGGCGTACACTTCCCAAGAGCGACCCGAACGCACCTTAACCAACGGTCCATTACGATCCACCAAACAACCGGCAGGCCGGTAATAAGGGCCTGCCCAAATACACTCCCGTTTAATTTCCGGATCCAGAGCAAATTTGGAACTGGAGGGCGTCGGCAGGCCCAGCGCAATGCAATAACCAAAATCTTCGCCGGAAAAGCCCAGTTTTAGCCGCACCACATTTTTTCTGGGGCCACCCTGGACCGCGACCCTGCCCGCTTTCATGTCCCGTGAGATGCTTTCCGGTCCGGCCCAGAAAGCAGAGTCCAGGCCGCCCTCTTTTGCCAGTGCATTGATCATACTGCCGGAGGCCGATTCGGCTAATAATCTCAGCGCCTTATATAAATTGGATTTGCCACTGCCATTGGCCCCGGTTACCACGTTCAATTGTGACAGGGGCGTAACCACATCCCGTAACGAGCGATAGTTAGCGATGGCGAACGTCTCAATCATACTGAAGCAACCTCAAGTTAAATGATTAGCTCGGATTCCATATCTGCGCCAAGGGCTGCCTGTCGCTGGGTGTTTCTTTCTCCTGAAGATTGTCAGGCAGGGTATTGCTATCACCTATTTTACCGATCGCAAACCCCATCAGAACCTGCTCAACCTTAGTATCAAGCCCCAGGTATTGGGCAACTTCCTGGTGTTTGATACCAGCCATACCATGGGTATACAACCCTTCAAAGCGCGCCTGGAATGTCATCGACATCCAAGCCGCACCGCAATCCAACTGAAACGAACTGTTCTCTTTCTGATTATGGCTAAAATACTTTTTACCCACCAAAAACCCCAACACACTGGCCTCACCTGCCCAACGTTGATTGCCCTCCAACAGCAACCCCAGAAAGTCGTCAAAATTTTCGCTGGTGGAGGTATAAAAACGCCAGGGCTGTTCGTTGTAGCATGAAGGCGCCCAACGGGCTGCTTCCATTATCCGGGTCAGCATAGGCAGTTCGATTGAGTACGATTGAAACGCGCGTGGGGACCAGCGCTCAACGAATAGAGAATTTAGTCCGTCTATGGCGTCTCGGTTTTCAAAATTTACCGGTGTGCTCTGGCTCATGCTAATGACCTGTGGTTGACAGTGACTGTGGTGTGAATTGCCATTAAAAACATTATCTGCATAGGGTAACGTGCGTTCGGTCACCGCTTCAATGCGCAAAAAATGAATTTTTTCACGGACAGGATCCCATGTGGAGCCAACCCTTTCATCATCCACCCCAATTACCACACCCCGCCTTACTGCACCCGATTAATACACGACCAGGCATCTCATTGAGCGTGTATCCGGTAACGGCCCTTCGAAACAAAGGCGATTGCCGGCAGCATGCCAATTCGGTGGATGCGGGCCCTCATAATAGGGATTAGGCAGTTGAGACAGTCTATCCCTCAAACCCTGACCGGAGTGTACTGCATTCCGACGAGCTTCAACCGCTGCATTTAATAGCGTGATTTTCACATCCAGGTCGAACATGACCCCAATATAAGATAAAAATT includes the following:
- a CDS encoding YbhN family protein, which encodes MPSRWLVLKILVCACAVFVVWLVTPVNEMVDRVRDSDWLWLAFAIFLQILLRLLTALRMYWLAILQKLTLTFPNFLLIVFTSSFYSLFLPGALAGGAITFVKYRQYGASSARSLINILVNKGIAVMSILILGVIARTYELFDGAAWVILYGVLLCLVAPFIVRWGVSLSGWSGHVLANVINRRLDRFARKLTHVAKRFESLSQLSWAKLTGLLTLALFQHGVAVASMLAYAAAVDVSVPPATLCWVFSVIFLLALLPISFANIGVREASMIFLLAPYGVSAVEATAWSLVMYTGPLLSAVTGGMLEAIMTLPSKRAASLKH
- a CDS encoding PhoX family protein, translating into MSYSQTFHQAMDAVDDITINPAVNPDLNQVIDSGRRDFLKGGLAYGLMGLSGAILNTPLGGCSGSIRRGPLLGFAAIDVQTAPDFDQVIVADGYQAEPFFSWGDAVLAGAPEWQADASDDWRDQLMQAGDNHDGMHYFPFHDQPSAHGLLVINHEYINPTLHPDGFKWQDRKRVPAQVKKEQAAHGLSIIEIKKDQHGQWRRVPDSPYNRRIHAMTPMQISGLLAGNVQMKTRADPSGRVVLGTLNNCSMGVTPWGTYLVCEENWHHYFCNNDEGDYETRISHKRYGVAQGKRSKYYAWESVDPRFNATPDANQPHLGYVHEPNRFGWVVEVDPFDPDSTPVKHTALGRLCRECAVVSVGDDGRMAVYSGDDTKGEYIYKFVPDGVYKEGSRQLNRRLLSEGTLYAAQFRDDGRGRWLALRLGENGLTPDNGFADQASILLNTRAAADRAGATAMDRPEWIAVHPHTREVYVTLTNNDERGDKQPLNKANPRPHNLHGQILRWNEEQADPAATDFEWTVFLLAGEADTAESQAGDIVADNLKGNIIGDIFSSPDGLMFDGDGRLWIETDYDDDAQQNQNMGCNQLLCADPFSREVRRFLVGPRGCEITGITFTPDFRAMWINVQHPGLHYPASDGKSRPRSTTVLITKLDGGVIGA
- a CDS encoding LEA type 2 family protein → MRHITLICLYFFCLTNLTACNNLRSDILQFYVEDPVLNVKQIALSRINSSKVHLALVMEVHNPNAHTISLSGFDYFVKFNQRQVFDGQNLEQSRLPPGGNQLMRLPIILQFSEARRLLRELDRDGQLQFEVKADIAVDNVAAHAIHISTTKKGALVLPHLPHPSLADIEVTEWGLDTAKLSIVLKISNPNEFPIHISEIGYRLDLAGQSWLNGHLKKPITLVPNQNTLANIDTEFHLDKLGEGLLGLIRNRDLNAFELDASLTLDNAFPSLQNLILPIQYQAR
- a CDS encoding AAA family ATPase, which translates into the protein MIETFAIANYRSLRDVVTPLSQLNVVTGANGSGKSNLYKALRLLAESASGSMINALAKEGGLDSAFWAGPESISRDMKAGRVAVQGGPRKNVVRLKLGFSGEDFGYCIALGLPTPSSSKFALDPEIKRECIWAGPYYRPAGCLVDRNGPLVKVRSGRSWEVYARHISSFESILNEIADPVATPEIFSIRQAIRGWRFYDHFRTDSESSIRVPQVGTRTPVLDHDGRELVAALQTIYEIGDSEALRLAIDDAFPGSRVEVEVDAGTRFSLRFYQPGLLRPLSQSELSDGTLRYLLLVAALLTPRPPSLLVLNEPETSLHPDLLPALARLIIKASAQTQVWVVSHANRLVSALNEYADCNAVQLNKALGETRITGQTRLDQPPWRWPE
- a CDS encoding nitroreductase family protein, giving the protein MSQSTPVNFENRDAIDGLNSLFVERWSPRAFQSYSIELPMLTRIMEAARWAPSCYNEQPWRFYTSTSENFDDFLGLLLEGNQRWAGEASVLGFLVGKKYFSHNQKENSSFQLDCGAAWMSMTFQARFEGLYTHGMAGIKHQEVAQYLGLDTKVEQVLMGFAIGKIGDSNTLPDNLQEKETPSDRQPLAQIWNPS